A region from the Stutzerimonas stutzeri genome encodes:
- a CDS encoding YdcF family protein — MPIRYFFKQLLLPPGGLFLLLLAAWWLRRRAPRLAALCFVVGFGGLWLMSLPVTVEWAGRALEREAPLDRAEWADLAQRAQAIVVLGAGREQADPGWGSDQPSYLALERLRFAARLAKASGLPILASGGLHFGQPPSEAQLAAEALQRDFSTPTRWLEERSRTTWENALYSASMLKDAGIDRIILVTSASHMPRSRWCFEQNGLQVTVAPMGFVGVPNGRPFGGWLPEAKAVWQNGLLLNEALGMLIYPLLYGGSAD, encoded by the coding sequence ATGCCGATTCGCTATTTCTTCAAACAACTGCTATTGCCGCCCGGCGGCCTGTTTTTGCTGCTGCTCGCTGCCTGGTGGCTGCGGCGCCGGGCGCCGCGGCTGGCCGCGCTGTGCTTCGTGGTCGGATTCGGTGGGTTGTGGCTGATGAGCCTGCCGGTCACCGTGGAATGGGCCGGGCGGGCGCTTGAACGCGAGGCGCCGCTCGATCGAGCCGAGTGGGCCGACCTCGCGCAGCGTGCGCAGGCGATCGTGGTGTTAGGGGCGGGGCGCGAGCAGGCCGACCCCGGCTGGGGATCCGACCAGCCCAGTTACCTTGCGCTCGAGCGGCTGCGCTTCGCGGCGCGGTTGGCCAAGGCCTCGGGCCTGCCGATCCTTGCCAGTGGCGGGCTGCACTTCGGTCAGCCGCCGAGTGAGGCGCAGCTGGCTGCCGAGGCGCTACAGCGCGATTTCTCGACACCGACCCGCTGGCTCGAGGAGCGCAGCCGCACGACCTGGGAAAACGCGCTCTACAGCGCCAGCATGCTCAAGGATGCCGGCATCGATCGGATCATCCTGGTCACCTCGGCATCGCATATGCCGAGGTCGCGCTGGTGCTTCGAGCAGAACGGCTTGCAGGTGACCGTCGCGCCGATGGGTTTTGTCGGAGTGCCCAACGGCCGTCCTTTCGGTGGCTGGCTGCCAGAAGCCAAAGCCGTCTGGCAGAACGGGCTGCTGCTGAACGAGGCCCTGGGAATGCTGATC